In Schizosaccharomyces osmophilus chromosome 1, complete sequence, the genomic window TGGAGTGTTCTTCAATTCAAAAGGTATTTATTCTGTTGTGGGAAAAGTGCTGTTTATTggcaaaaacaaagtcaTTATCGTTAAATTAGACTTAAAAAAGGCTTTAACGTTGATCAAAGGATAGGTTTGGAAGGATATAATTTGattgattgaaaaagtcGTCTGGTTTTGCATAAACGATTCTTGAAGGACATCTCATTCTTTTGGATGCAAAGAAAGGGCAATAAACAGAGAAACTGCTGGCTGGTTTTCTCTTTCGTTTGTGGAGTATAAGCAGACGTTCTTTGGTTCAAACCGTTTGTGGATGAAAACGAAGTGTATAGCTGGAAATCGGATTCAGCAGTTTAGTATATTCCTCCTTTTGTGTTTCTCAATATTTGCATGTGTTCCATCGAAATGACAGAAACATCCGTTGAAAGAGTCGAAACAActgttcaaaaaaagtCGAATGCCAAAGGGGAATCCCGGGTTTTACTGGATGTCATCTCTGAGCTTCAACATTTACTGGGAAATGAATATGAGACGTATACGATGTGCGTCACGGACTTTATTGTTGGTCAATTGAGTCGCAAAGAATTGAATAATGTACTGTCCAAGTACTCTAATGATTCGAGATTTGGTAAGCAGCTatggaaaaatttattGCTAACGATTAGTCCAATTGCATAACCAAATAATTTTAAGTATAGTCAGAGATTTGCAAAGATCAGGAAAGTCTGTCGTGAATAATTTGCCATGGGTGAAACGAAAACGATCTGATGGAGCTTTGTTTGTTCACAAAAAACACACCTCGCATAATACACAAGctaaaaaattgaaaaaaattattctttctttaagtTCTAAGGACAGGGCGCGGATTAAGGCGGTTTTGAAGGTAAGTCATGAAAGAATGTTTGGACTCTTTGTCTATTTAAACTCCTAGTGTTTAATTAGAGCTAAATGTTTAGGAAAATACTGGCTTTCAACCACAGCTTCCTGGACTATTACTGGAAACGAGAATTGCCAAACTGCCTAAAATTCCAGTTTCTCGTGATAAACTAAATTCTGGTACGCACCGATTGTATTGagttgcttcttttctctaATATCTTTTAGTATTTGTTAATGATATTAAGGCTGGTTACGTTGCTCCCCTCGCCTCTGAAACTTTGGAAGTTCCTGATGCCGATTCCCTGAAAGAACGCATCACTGCAATTGCTTTAGAAAATGGTTTATTAGGAGGGATTGAAAAATCTGTTCCTGAAGTTATTTTGGCGGGAT contains:
- the hfi1 gene encoding SAGA complex subunit Hfi1/Ada1 encodes the protein MCSIEMTETSVERVETTVQKKSNAKGESRVLLDVISELQHLLGNEYETYTMCVTDFIVGQLSRKELNNVLSKYSNDSRFVQLHNQIILSIVRDLQRSGKSVVNNLPWVKRKRSDGALFVHKKHTSHNTQAKKLKKIILSLSSKDRARIKAVLKENTGFQPQLPGLLLETRIAKLPKIPVSRDKLNSVFVNDIKAGYVAPLASETLEVPDADSLKERITAIALENGLLGGIEKSVPEVILAGLENHLKNIFSKCFSILDRLMEKRQHHDSSFTLQDLSLTWSIEPHMLVEEYPHNAKIPFLLHDAAMEDELNTATKEFSSPLPDYMKPMDTSSDEREAVAALLDDVIPLD